In the genome of Mugil cephalus isolate CIBA_MC_2020 chromosome 21, CIBA_Mcephalus_1.1, whole genome shotgun sequence, one region contains:
- the thbs1b gene encoding thrombospondin-1 isoform X2: MKLTGIFLLLMLWTCEGAIVAESRDDSVYDLFDLIQVPNSNHGVTQVKGDDPYSPAYKILNPDLIPPVPESAFRDLIDSIHAERGFLLLLNFKQFKRTRGSLLTVEKKDGSGPVLEIVSNGKANTLDIVFSTEKKQQLVSIEDVDLATGHWKNITLFVQEDRAQLYTGCEEVNTAELDAPIQSILTQETPASAQLRVGKGAVKDRFMGVLQNVRFVFRTTLDTILRNKGCQSLETDTMILKNLNGSSAIRTEYTGHKTKDLQMVCGFSCEDLVSMFKELKGLGVVVKELSNELRQLTDENKLIKSRFGIHSGVCIHNGIVRKNKDEWTVDDCTECTCQNSATVCRKISCPLIPCANATVPDGECCPRCGTPSDYAEDGWSPWSEWTHCSVSCGRGIQQRGRSCDRINNNCEGTSVQTRDCYLQECDKRFKQDGSWSHWSPWSSCSVTCGAGVITRIRLCNSPTPQLGGKDCEGEGRQTNKCQKDPCPINGNWGPWSPWDTCTLTCGGGVQTRKRMCNDPVPKHGGKECVGDAKDTQMCNKKACPIDGCLSNPCFAGAKCTSFPDGTWKCGKCPAGYSGNGIKCKDVDECKEVPDACFEFNGVHRCENTDPGYNCLPCPPRYSGAQPFGRGVEQAAANKQVCTPRNPCLDGSHECNKNARCNYLGHFADPMYRCECKPGYAGNGHICGEDTDLDGWPNADLVCVENATYHCKKDNCPNLPNSGQEDYDKDGIGDACDNDDDNDGIPDDRDNCPFVYNPRQYDYDRDDVGDRCDNCPYNSNPDQTDTDNNGEGDACAVDIDGDGILNEKDNCPYVYNVDQRDTDLDGVGDMCDNCPLEHNPDQVDSDDDRVGDKCDSNQDIDEDGHQNNLDNCPYIPNANQADHDKDGKGDACDHDDDNDGIPDDKDNCRLAFNPDQLDTDGDGRGDACKDDFDQDNVPDIYDVCPENFDISETDFRKFQMVPLDPKGTSQIDPNWVVRHQGKELVQTVNCDPGIAVGYHEFNSVDFSGTFFINTERDDDYAGFVFGYQSSSRFYVVMWKQITQTYWSNKPTKAQGYSGLSIKVVNSTTGPGEHLRNALWHTGNTPGQVRTLWHDPKNVGWKDFTAYRWHLIHRPRTGHIRVVMYEGKKIMADSGSIYDKTYAGGRLGLFVFSQEMVYFSDLKYECRDV; encoded by the exons ATGAAGCTGACAGGGATATTTTTGCTATTGATGCTTTGGACTTGCGAGGGTGCCATAGTCGCAG AGAGTCGAGACGACAGCGTGTACGATTTGTTTGACCTCATCCAAGTCCCCAATTCGAACCACGGGGTCACCCAAGTGAAGGGAGACGACCCGTACAGTCCCGCCTATAAGATCCTCAACCCGGACCTGATCCCCCCGGTCCCCGAGAGCGCCTTTAGGGACCTGATCGACTCCATCCACGCCGAGAGgggcttcctcctcctgctcaaCTTCAAGCAGTTCAAGCGGACCAGGGGGAGCCTCCTGACCGTGGAGAAGAAGGACGGCTCCGGACCCGTGCTCGAGATCGTCTCCAACGGCAAAGCGAACACCCTGGACATCGTTTTCTCCACCgagaaaaagcagcagctggtCTCCATCGAAGATGTGGATCTGGCCACGGGCCACTGGAAGAACATCACGCTGTTCGTGCAGGAGGACCGGGCGCAGCTGTACACGGGATGCGAGGAGGTGAACACCGCAGAGCTGGATGCGCCGATTCAAAGCATCCTGACGCAGGAGACTCCGGCCAGCGCGCAGCTCCGGGTTGGCAAGGGAGCCGTGAAGGACAGGTTCATG GGGGTCCTCCAAAACGTGCGGTTTGTGTTTAGAACAACATTGGACACCATCCTCCGCAACAAAGGATGCCAGAGCT TGGAAACCGACACCATGATCCTGAAGAACCTTAACGGCTCCTCAGCCATCAGAACAGAGTACACTGGACATAAGACTAAAG ACCTGCAGATGGTGTGCGGATTCTCCTGTGAGGACCTGGTCAGCATGTTCAAGGAGCTGAAAGGCCTCGGTGTGGTGGTCAAGGAGCTGTCCAATGAACTCCGCCAGCTG ACGGATGAGAACAAGCTGATCAAAAGCCGCTTCGGCATCCACAGCGGCGTCTGCATCCACAACGGCATAGTGCGCAAGAACAAAGACGAGTGGACCGTCGACGACTGCACCGAGTGCACTTGTCAG AACTCTGCTACCGTGTGCCGCAAAATCTCCTGCCCCCTGATCCCCTGCGCTAACGCTACCGTTCCAGACGGAGAATGCTGCCCACGCTGTGGAACAC CGAGCGACTATGCAGAGGATGGCTGGTCGCCGTGGTCTGAATGGACCCATTGTTCCGTGTCCTGTGGGCGGGGCATCCAGCAGCGTGGCCGCTCTTGCGACCGTATCAATAACAACTGCGAGGGCACCTCTGTGCAGACTCGCGACTGCTACCTCCAGGAGTGTGACAAGCGCT TCAAGCAGGACGGGAGCTGGAGCCACTGGTCACCCTGGTCATCGTGCTCAGTCACCTGTGGTGCCGGTGTCATCACCCGTATCCGCCTCTGCAACTCCCCCACCCCTCAGCTCGGAGGCAAAGACTGCGAGGGAGAGGGCCGGCAAACCAATAAGTGTCAGAAGGATCCATGTCCCA TCAATGGCAACTGGGGACCCTGGTCGCCCTGGGATACGTGCACCCTCACCTGTGGAGGTGGTGTCCAGACTCGCAAACGCATGTGCAACGATCCTGTGCCGAAACATGGTGGTAAAGAGTGTGTTGGTGATGCCAAAGACACCCAGATGTGCAACAAGAAGGCCTGCCCCATCG ATGGGTGCTTATCCAACCCCTGCTTTGCTGGAGCCAAGTGCACCAGTTTCCCTGATGGTACCTGGAAGTGTGGAAAGTGCCCAGCTGGCTATTCTGGCAATGGAATCAAGTGTAAAGATGTTGACGAG TGCAAGGAGGTTCCAGATGCTTGCTTCGAGTTTAACGGCGTGCACCGCTGTGAGAATACAGATCCTGGCTACAACTGTTTGCCCTGCCCTCCTCGCTATTCAGGAGCACAGCCCTTTGGCCGCGGTGTGGAGCAGGCTGCTGCTAACAAACAG GTGTGCACACCCCGTAATCCCTGCCTGGACGGAAGCCATGAATGCAACAAAAATGCTCGCTGCAACTACCTTGGACACTTCGCTGATCCCATGTACCGCTGTGAGTGCAAGCCTGGTTATGCTGGCAATGGTCACATCTGCGGAGAGGACACCGATCTGGATGGATGGCCCAATGCCGACTTGGTTTGTGTGGAGAATGCTACCTACCACTGCAAAAAG GACAACTGTCCCAACCTCCCGAACTCGGGGCAGGAAGATTACGATAAGGACGGCATTGGAGATGCTTGCGACAATGATGATGACAACGATGGCATTCCTGATGACAGG GACAACTGTCCATTCGTGTACAATCCCAGGCAGTATGACTATGACCGTGACGATGTGGGCGACCGCTGTGACAACTGTCCCTACAACAGTAACCCAgaccagacagacacagacaacaatGGAGAAGGGGATGCCTGTGCCGTGGACATTGATGGAGATG GCATTCTGAATGAGAAGGACAACTGTCCCTACGTATACAATGTTGACCAGAGAGACACGGATCTGGACGGGGTGGGAGACATGTGCGATAACTGCCCTCTGGAACATAATCCTGATCAG GTGGATTCTGATGACGATCGCGTGGGAGACAAGTGCGACAGCAACCAGGACATCGATGAGGACGGACACCAGAACAACCTGGACAACTGCCCATACATCCCCAATGCCAATCAGGCCGACCACGACAAAGACGGCAAAGGGGACGCCTGCGACCACGATGACGACAATGATGGCATCCCCGATGACAAAGACAACTGCAGACTGGCTTTCAATCCCGATCAGCTGGACACGGATG GTGACGGCCGTGGAGACGCTTGCAAAGATGATTTCGATCAAGACAATGTTCCTGACATCTATGATGTGTGTCCTGAGAACTTTGACATCAGTGAGACAGACTTCCGGAAGTTCCAGATGGTTCCTCTGGATCCAAAAGGAACGTCCCAGATCGATCCCAACTGGGTGGTCCGCCATCAGGGCAAAGAGCTGGTTCAGACGGTCAACTGTGACCCTGGCATTGCAGTTG GTTACCATGAATTCAATTCAGTGGACTTCAGCGGGACTTTCTTCATCAACACAGAGAGGGACGATGATTACGCCGGCTTCGTTTTTGGCTACCAGTCCAGTTCCAGGTTCTACGTGGTGATGTGGAAGCAGATCACACAGACGTACTGGTCCAACAAACCCACCAAGGCCCAGGGCTACTCCGGCCTGTCCATTAAAGTGGTTAACTCCACTACTGGCCCAGGAGAGCACCTCCGAAATGCTCTTTGGCACACAGGCAACACCCCAGGACAG GTCCGCACTCTTTGGCACGACCCTAAGAATGTTGGATGGAAAGACTTCACCGCCTACAGGTGGCATCTGATCCACAGGCCAAGAACAGGACATATTCG AGTTGTGATGTACGAGGGCAAGAAGATCATGGCAGACTCTGGTAGCATCTATGACAAGACGTACGCAGGTGGAAGGCTAGGACTTTTCGTCTTCTCGCAAGAGATGGTATACTTCTCAGACCTCAAGTATGAATGCAGAG ATGTATAA
- the thbs1b gene encoding thrombospondin-1 isoform X1 — MKLTGIFLLLMLWTCEGAIVAESRDDSVYDLFDLIQVPNSNHGVTQVKGDDPYSPAYKILNPDLIPPVPESAFRDLIDSIHAERGFLLLLNFKQFKRTRGSLLTVEKKDGSGPVLEIVSNGKANTLDIVFSTEKKQQLVSIEDVDLATGHWKNITLFVQEDRAQLYTGCEEVNTAELDAPIQSILTQETPASAQLRVGKGAVKDRFMGVLQNVRFVFRTTLDTILRNKGCQSSVETDTMILKNLNGSSAIRTEYTGHKTKDLQMVCGFSCEDLVSMFKELKGLGVVVKELSNELRQLTDENKLIKSRFGIHSGVCIHNGIVRKNKDEWTVDDCTECTCQNSATVCRKISCPLIPCANATVPDGECCPRCGTPSDYAEDGWSPWSEWTHCSVSCGRGIQQRGRSCDRINNNCEGTSVQTRDCYLQECDKRFKQDGSWSHWSPWSSCSVTCGAGVITRIRLCNSPTPQLGGKDCEGEGRQTNKCQKDPCPINGNWGPWSPWDTCTLTCGGGVQTRKRMCNDPVPKHGGKECVGDAKDTQMCNKKACPIDGCLSNPCFAGAKCTSFPDGTWKCGKCPAGYSGNGIKCKDVDECKEVPDACFEFNGVHRCENTDPGYNCLPCPPRYSGAQPFGRGVEQAAANKQVCTPRNPCLDGSHECNKNARCNYLGHFADPMYRCECKPGYAGNGHICGEDTDLDGWPNADLVCVENATYHCKKDNCPNLPNSGQEDYDKDGIGDACDNDDDNDGIPDDRDNCPFVYNPRQYDYDRDDVGDRCDNCPYNSNPDQTDTDNNGEGDACAVDIDGDGILNEKDNCPYVYNVDQRDTDLDGVGDMCDNCPLEHNPDQVDSDDDRVGDKCDSNQDIDEDGHQNNLDNCPYIPNANQADHDKDGKGDACDHDDDNDGIPDDKDNCRLAFNPDQLDTDGDGRGDACKDDFDQDNVPDIYDVCPENFDISETDFRKFQMVPLDPKGTSQIDPNWVVRHQGKELVQTVNCDPGIAVGYHEFNSVDFSGTFFINTERDDDYAGFVFGYQSSSRFYVVMWKQITQTYWSNKPTKAQGYSGLSIKVVNSTTGPGEHLRNALWHTGNTPGQVRTLWHDPKNVGWKDFTAYRWHLIHRPRTGHIRVVMYEGKKIMADSGSIYDKTYAGGRLGLFVFSQEMVYFSDLKYECRDV; from the exons ATGAAGCTGACAGGGATATTTTTGCTATTGATGCTTTGGACTTGCGAGGGTGCCATAGTCGCAG AGAGTCGAGACGACAGCGTGTACGATTTGTTTGACCTCATCCAAGTCCCCAATTCGAACCACGGGGTCACCCAAGTGAAGGGAGACGACCCGTACAGTCCCGCCTATAAGATCCTCAACCCGGACCTGATCCCCCCGGTCCCCGAGAGCGCCTTTAGGGACCTGATCGACTCCATCCACGCCGAGAGgggcttcctcctcctgctcaaCTTCAAGCAGTTCAAGCGGACCAGGGGGAGCCTCCTGACCGTGGAGAAGAAGGACGGCTCCGGACCCGTGCTCGAGATCGTCTCCAACGGCAAAGCGAACACCCTGGACATCGTTTTCTCCACCgagaaaaagcagcagctggtCTCCATCGAAGATGTGGATCTGGCCACGGGCCACTGGAAGAACATCACGCTGTTCGTGCAGGAGGACCGGGCGCAGCTGTACACGGGATGCGAGGAGGTGAACACCGCAGAGCTGGATGCGCCGATTCAAAGCATCCTGACGCAGGAGACTCCGGCCAGCGCGCAGCTCCGGGTTGGCAAGGGAGCCGTGAAGGACAGGTTCATG GGGGTCCTCCAAAACGTGCGGTTTGTGTTTAGAACAACATTGGACACCATCCTCCGCAACAAAGGATGCCAGAGCT CAGTGGAAACCGACACCATGATCCTGAAGAACCTTAACGGCTCCTCAGCCATCAGAACAGAGTACACTGGACATAAGACTAAAG ACCTGCAGATGGTGTGCGGATTCTCCTGTGAGGACCTGGTCAGCATGTTCAAGGAGCTGAAAGGCCTCGGTGTGGTGGTCAAGGAGCTGTCCAATGAACTCCGCCAGCTG ACGGATGAGAACAAGCTGATCAAAAGCCGCTTCGGCATCCACAGCGGCGTCTGCATCCACAACGGCATAGTGCGCAAGAACAAAGACGAGTGGACCGTCGACGACTGCACCGAGTGCACTTGTCAG AACTCTGCTACCGTGTGCCGCAAAATCTCCTGCCCCCTGATCCCCTGCGCTAACGCTACCGTTCCAGACGGAGAATGCTGCCCACGCTGTGGAACAC CGAGCGACTATGCAGAGGATGGCTGGTCGCCGTGGTCTGAATGGACCCATTGTTCCGTGTCCTGTGGGCGGGGCATCCAGCAGCGTGGCCGCTCTTGCGACCGTATCAATAACAACTGCGAGGGCACCTCTGTGCAGACTCGCGACTGCTACCTCCAGGAGTGTGACAAGCGCT TCAAGCAGGACGGGAGCTGGAGCCACTGGTCACCCTGGTCATCGTGCTCAGTCACCTGTGGTGCCGGTGTCATCACCCGTATCCGCCTCTGCAACTCCCCCACCCCTCAGCTCGGAGGCAAAGACTGCGAGGGAGAGGGCCGGCAAACCAATAAGTGTCAGAAGGATCCATGTCCCA TCAATGGCAACTGGGGACCCTGGTCGCCCTGGGATACGTGCACCCTCACCTGTGGAGGTGGTGTCCAGACTCGCAAACGCATGTGCAACGATCCTGTGCCGAAACATGGTGGTAAAGAGTGTGTTGGTGATGCCAAAGACACCCAGATGTGCAACAAGAAGGCCTGCCCCATCG ATGGGTGCTTATCCAACCCCTGCTTTGCTGGAGCCAAGTGCACCAGTTTCCCTGATGGTACCTGGAAGTGTGGAAAGTGCCCAGCTGGCTATTCTGGCAATGGAATCAAGTGTAAAGATGTTGACGAG TGCAAGGAGGTTCCAGATGCTTGCTTCGAGTTTAACGGCGTGCACCGCTGTGAGAATACAGATCCTGGCTACAACTGTTTGCCCTGCCCTCCTCGCTATTCAGGAGCACAGCCCTTTGGCCGCGGTGTGGAGCAGGCTGCTGCTAACAAACAG GTGTGCACACCCCGTAATCCCTGCCTGGACGGAAGCCATGAATGCAACAAAAATGCTCGCTGCAACTACCTTGGACACTTCGCTGATCCCATGTACCGCTGTGAGTGCAAGCCTGGTTATGCTGGCAATGGTCACATCTGCGGAGAGGACACCGATCTGGATGGATGGCCCAATGCCGACTTGGTTTGTGTGGAGAATGCTACCTACCACTGCAAAAAG GACAACTGTCCCAACCTCCCGAACTCGGGGCAGGAAGATTACGATAAGGACGGCATTGGAGATGCTTGCGACAATGATGATGACAACGATGGCATTCCTGATGACAGG GACAACTGTCCATTCGTGTACAATCCCAGGCAGTATGACTATGACCGTGACGATGTGGGCGACCGCTGTGACAACTGTCCCTACAACAGTAACCCAgaccagacagacacagacaacaatGGAGAAGGGGATGCCTGTGCCGTGGACATTGATGGAGATG GCATTCTGAATGAGAAGGACAACTGTCCCTACGTATACAATGTTGACCAGAGAGACACGGATCTGGACGGGGTGGGAGACATGTGCGATAACTGCCCTCTGGAACATAATCCTGATCAG GTGGATTCTGATGACGATCGCGTGGGAGACAAGTGCGACAGCAACCAGGACATCGATGAGGACGGACACCAGAACAACCTGGACAACTGCCCATACATCCCCAATGCCAATCAGGCCGACCACGACAAAGACGGCAAAGGGGACGCCTGCGACCACGATGACGACAATGATGGCATCCCCGATGACAAAGACAACTGCAGACTGGCTTTCAATCCCGATCAGCTGGACACGGATG GTGACGGCCGTGGAGACGCTTGCAAAGATGATTTCGATCAAGACAATGTTCCTGACATCTATGATGTGTGTCCTGAGAACTTTGACATCAGTGAGACAGACTTCCGGAAGTTCCAGATGGTTCCTCTGGATCCAAAAGGAACGTCCCAGATCGATCCCAACTGGGTGGTCCGCCATCAGGGCAAAGAGCTGGTTCAGACGGTCAACTGTGACCCTGGCATTGCAGTTG GTTACCATGAATTCAATTCAGTGGACTTCAGCGGGACTTTCTTCATCAACACAGAGAGGGACGATGATTACGCCGGCTTCGTTTTTGGCTACCAGTCCAGTTCCAGGTTCTACGTGGTGATGTGGAAGCAGATCACACAGACGTACTGGTCCAACAAACCCACCAAGGCCCAGGGCTACTCCGGCCTGTCCATTAAAGTGGTTAACTCCACTACTGGCCCAGGAGAGCACCTCCGAAATGCTCTTTGGCACACAGGCAACACCCCAGGACAG GTCCGCACTCTTTGGCACGACCCTAAGAATGTTGGATGGAAAGACTTCACCGCCTACAGGTGGCATCTGATCCACAGGCCAAGAACAGGACATATTCG AGTTGTGATGTACGAGGGCAAGAAGATCATGGCAGACTCTGGTAGCATCTATGACAAGACGTACGCAGGTGGAAGGCTAGGACTTTTCGTCTTCTCGCAAGAGATGGTATACTTCTCAGACCTCAAGTATGAATGCAGAG ATGTATAA